The Brevibacillus brevis genome contains a region encoding:
- a CDS encoding helix-turn-helix transcriptional regulator, with protein sequence MKNTIKSLRSLPEYNLSQAKLAEELGTSRDRISAIENGAVPSGKLMLRICTYFNRDIREIFFDDGVVCTTQKRKKKQQKRRVK encoded by the coding sequence ATGAAAAATACCATTAAGTCTCTACGTAGTCTTCCAGAATATAATCTTTCCCAAGCGAAACTGGCAGAGGAGCTTGGCACATCAAGAGATCGGATCAGTGCGATAGAGAATGGCGCGGTTCCCAGTGGAAAACTGATGTTAAGAATCTGCACCTACTTCAATCGCGATATACGAGAAATTTTTTTTGATGATGGTGTTGTATGCACCACACAAAAACGTAAAAAAAAACAACAAAAAAGGCGAGTTAAGTAG
- a CDS encoding helix-turn-helix domain-containing protein, with protein sequence MADQKSVDFLEALVDQIAQDERLIEKLIPRLLERLGGNSQKPDQWLTVNDAAEYLGVSMYTIYTMVREGSLKASRLGQLNSRKPTIRFKKSALDEWLDNGGVREQNS encoded by the coding sequence ATGGCAGATCAAAAAAGCGTCGATTTTTTGGAAGCGTTGGTTGATCAAATCGCACAGGATGAACGACTAATTGAGAAACTCATTCCTAGACTTTTGGAAAGGCTTGGTGGTAATTCTCAAAAGCCCGATCAGTGGTTAACGGTAAATGATGCTGCGGAGTATCTGGGAGTATCCATGTACACAATCTACACCATGGTCAGAGAAGGCTCGTTAAAGGCTTCACGTTTGGGCCAACTTAACTCAAGAAAACCCACTATCAGATTCAAGAAAAGTGCTTTAGATGAATGGTTGGACAATGGAGGGGTACGAGAACAGAATTCGTAA
- a CDS encoding DNA-entry nuclease encodes MTRAATAVVIEDGIAYDSYGRMQYHPEFHFNHKAPFEEDELEYLCKFYETDATRSLSFALGRTEHTIRTTVNQLRKNGMYQVYIDRWNARYDLESN; translated from the coding sequence ATGACACGAGCTGCTACAGCCGTCGTCATCGAAGACGGAATTGCTTATGATTCATACGGCCGAATGCAATACCACCCGGAATTTCACTTTAATCATAAAGCACCATTTGAAGAAGATGAGCTGGAATACCTCTGCAAGTTCTATGAAACAGATGCAACAAGATCACTTTCCTTTGCATTAGGAAGAACGGAACACACGATTAGAACCACGGTTAATCAACTGAGAAAAAACGGAATGTACCAGGTGTATATAGATCGTTGGAATGCACGCTATGATCTTGAATCTAACTGA
- a CDS encoding AbrB/MazE/SpoVT family DNA-binding domain-containing protein yields MKSTGIVRKIDHLGRVVLPKELRNTLDLPEGTPMEVFVNNNQIILQKYVPGCALCGSVENVHPHKSGKLVCKGCL; encoded by the coding sequence ATGAAATCAACAGGAATTGTAAGAAAGATCGATCATTTAGGACGAGTTGTTTTGCCAAAGGAGCTTCGCAACACTCTTGATCTTCCGGAAGGTACTCCAATGGAAGTCTTCGTGAACAATAACCAAATCATTCTCCAGAAGTATGTCCCTGGTTGCGCTTTGTGTGGGAGTGTTGAAAACGTTCATCCTCATAAGAGTGGAAAGTTGGTGTGCAAAGGATGCCTATAA
- the yyaC gene encoding spore protease YyaC, with amino-acid sequence MPIKRQLKLATKIKRLIPKGKKVLFVCVGTDRSTGDSLGPLVGTALKKLKFDVLGTLDEPVHAMNIAETLTQIEKNYPNHFVIAVDASLGDFKNVGDIEVACGALKPGEGVGKELPTVGDAHIYGIVNVGGFMEYFVLQNTRLSFVMKMASQIADACHKAIRGKGRGRVRKGT; translated from the coding sequence ATGCCTATAAAACGACAGTTAAAGCTCGCAACAAAAATTAAGCGACTTATCCCCAAAGGGAAAAAAGTTTTGTTCGTGTGCGTTGGTACAGATAGATCAACAGGTGATTCTCTTGGTCCGCTGGTTGGTACTGCATTGAAAAAACTCAAATTTGACGTGTTGGGAACACTGGACGAGCCTGTGCATGCAATGAATATTGCCGAAACACTTACTCAAATCGAGAAGAACTATCCGAACCATTTTGTTATTGCAGTAGATGCAAGCCTTGGGGATTTCAAAAATGTGGGCGATATTGAAGTAGCCTGCGGTGCCCTGAAACCAGGTGAAGGTGTAGGGAAGGAGCTACCAACTGTCGGTGACGCACACATATACGGAATCGTTAATGTCGGAGGATTCATGGAATATTTTGTCCTTCAAAACACGCGGCTTTCATTCGTAATGAAAATGGCCTCTCAAATAGCAGATGCTTGCCATAAGGCAATAAGAGGAAAGGGACGTGGACGTGTGAGGAAAGGAACATAA